CCAGGATCAGCGCCAGGCCCGAGGCCGCGCTCAGCGAGCCGAGGGTGACCACGAAGTCGGGGATCTTCCCCTTGGCGATCAGGGCGCCGTTGACCGCGCCGAACACCAGGCCGGTCACGACCGCGAGCACCATGCTCAACGGCAGGGCCCAGCCCTGGGTGAAGGCCCAGCCGAAGGCGCAGGCGGCGAAGGTCATCACCGAAGCCACGCTGAGGTCGATGCCGCCGGTGGCGATGGTGAAGGTCTGGCCGATCGACAGGATGATCAGGATGGCGGAGGCGACCAGGATCGACTGGACGTTGCCGTAGCTGAGGAAGGTCGAGTTGAGCGCCTGGAACACGATCGTCAGGCCGATCAGGCCGACGAGCGCGGCCCAGTCGGCCCAGAACGCGGGGTCACGTAGTCGCTGACTACGGGCGGGCGCCGGTGGTGCGGGGGGCGCCTCGACGGTGGTCGCGGTCATCGCAGAACCTTTCGGGTCTGAAGTGGTGGGTCACGAGCCGTGAACAGGGGTACCGGGGGTCGCCGACGAGACCGGTCGCGTCGGGATTCTGGTTGCCTGCGAACGGCTTACGGACGTTGTCGGCGGCGCGGACTACTCACCCGGCTCGGGCGTCCTCGGGTGTCTTCGGGCGTCTTCGGGAGGGGCGGCCCGTCGGGCCGACGGACCGCCCGGGCTGCTACTTGAGCAGGGCGGCGATCGGGTCCTCGTAGTCGCCGAACGGCTTCGGGGTGGCCTTGAGCGCCTTGTCCGCGACGTCCTGGGTGACCAGCTCGACCGGTGCGTTCACCGTGGTCGGCAGGGTCTTGCCGGCGGCCGCGGCGACGCAGGCCTCCACGCCCATCTCACCGATGGTGTAGGGGTACTGGGCCACGGTGGCGGTCAGGCCGCCGTTCTTGACCGACGTCAGGGCCTCCTCGACCCCGTCGGTGCCGATCACCGTGACGTCCCCGGTCTTGCCGGCGTTCTCGACGGCGCGCACCACGCCGAGAGCCATGTCGTCGTTGGCGACGTAGAAGCCCTTGAGGTCGGGGTGGGCGCGCAGCACGGTGGTGGCCTGGGTGAGGGCCTTCTCGCGGTTCCAGTCGGCGGCGACGGTCTGCACGACCTTCACCTCGGAGGAGAGGCCGGAGGTGAAGCCCTCCACCCGCCTGCCGCTGGTCACGTCGCCGGAGGTGCCGCCGATCACGGCCACCTCGCCGGAGGTGATCTGCTTGACCATCTCCTCACCGGCGAGCTTGCCGGCCTCGACGTTGTCGGTGCCGATGTAGGTGGCGGGGGTGGCGCCGGCGGCCTGGGCCGCCTCCTCCTCGACGGGGGAGTCGATGTTGACGATCGTCTTCTTCGCCGCGGCCAGCTTGGCCAGGCCCTGCACCAGGTTCGTGCCGGTGATCGGGTTGACGATGTAGCAGCTGTAGTCCTGCCCGGCGAGGGCGGTGAGCTTGTCGGCCTGACCGGTGGTGTCGGTGATCGAGTTCGCGGCCTGGATCGTCGGGTCGATGCCGGCCGCGGTCGCACCGGTCTTGATGCCGTCTTCCATCGTCTGGAAGAAGGGGTTGTCGAGGCCCTTGATCACCGCGGCGACCTTGGCCGGTTTCGACGGGTCGCCGGAGGAAGGGCTGGAGCCCGAGGACGAGCTGCCGCAGGCCGCGAGGGCGGCGGCGGTGAAGGTCATGGTGGCGCCGAGAGTGGCGATGCGTCGGATCGAGGTGCTGGCTCCCACGTTGGAGCCTCCTTTTCGAACGGGGTACGGCTTCGTACCGCCAACGGTCTGGTCGATTACATGTCCTGTTGCGTCCACTGTCAATCGTTAAGCGGCACACTTTTGCAAACTGGCTAGGCAGAAATAGGATGGGGCCGTGCCCGAATCCCGCGAGCTCAGCGTTGACTCGTACGTCCCCCCGGAGATGCTGCGATGACTGCCGTCCCCCAGGCCCCGGCCACAACCTCCGTGCCCCCGGACGGCTCAGCTCCGTCCGCGCCCGGGAGTGCGAGCGGCGTGGGCGAATTCCTCGCCCTGTTCCGCGACGGCACCGCTCTCACCCGGTCCGAGGTGATGACCCGCACCGGTCTGTCCCGCACCACCGTGAACCAGCGGCTCGACCAGTTGCTGCAGGCCCGCCTGATCGCGCCCGCCGGTGAGGACAGCCCCACCCGGGGCCGGCCCGCCACCCGGTTCGGCTTCAATGCCGCCCGGGGTGTGCTGCTCGTGGCCGACCTCGGCGCGACCGGGATGCGGGCGGCCGTGTGCGACCTGAACGGCGTCATCGCCTCGGAGAGCCAGCAGCGCATCGACATCACCGAGGGCCCGGACCGAATCATCGGCCTGGTCGGAGAGCATTTCACCCGCCTGCTGGCGGAGACCGGCAACACTCCGCACGACGTCCACGGCATCGGGATGTCGGTGCCCGGCCCGGTCGATTTCAGCCGTGGTGTCGTGGTGAACCCGCCGATCATGACCGGCTGGGACGGGTACGACATCCGGGGCTGGTTCGCCCGCTCCTACGGCTGCCCGGTGCTGGTGGACAAAGACGTCAACGCGATGGCGTTCGGTGAGTACCGCCGCAACTTCCCCACCACCGGCCACCTGCTGATGCTCAAGCTGGGCACCGGTATCGGTGCCGGGGTGGTGGTCGGTGGTCAGATCTACCGCGGGGCCGACGGTGCCGCCGGCGACATCGGCCACTCCCAGATGACCCAGCCCGACGACGAGGACCAGCCGTTGTGCCGGTGCGGCAACGTCGGTTGTGTGGAGGCGTACGTCGGGGGATGGGCCCTCCTGCGCGACCTCCAGGCGGCCGGCCGGGACGTGTCCGGCGTCGACGCCGCGATCGAGCTGGTCCTGGCCGGTGACCCGGTCGCCGTGCAGATCACCCGCCGGGCCGGACGCGTGCTCGGCGCGGCCGTGGCCGGCGCGGTGAGCCTGTTCAACCCGCGCGTCGTGGTGATCGGCGGTCAGCTGGCCCGGGTCGAGGGACAGCTCTTCGCCGGGATCCGCGAGATGGTCTACCGCCGCTCGCTGCCCCTGGCCACCACCCGCCTGCAGATCGTGCGCAGCTCGCTCGACAACACCGCCGGGCCGATCGGCCTGGCCCTCTCGGTCGCCGACGCGATCTTCGCCCCGGACGCGGTGGGCAGGCTGATCACCGATCCCGCCTGATCGATCGCGCCTACGGCGCGTCCACCCGGTTCACCGGGCAGGAGCAACCCCCACGCAACCCCACCTCCCGCAAGATGCACACCATGCACGACATGCCGGCCACCGCATCCCCTCGTGATCATGTACATCTGCCCGGGATCAGGAACATCCCCGGTCTCCGGGCGGGACGGGCACTTCGCTGGGAAATGGGGCACCTCCCGGCCGGGGAGCTACTCCTTCGGGAGGTTCCCCAGCACGCGGTCGACCTGGATCGCGAGCACCACGCGGGACGGGTTCTCCCGCGGCTCCCGGTACCGCTCCGCGTACCGGCGCTCGCCCTCCCGAACCTCCTCGTCGTTCTCCAGCAGGTGGGCCGGACCCTCCAGGGTGAGCCAGAAGCGCCCGTCCACCACCGACACCGCCGCGCGAGAGCCGCGCGCGGCGTTGTGAGCCTTGACGCTGTCGCGTGAGCAGATCACCCGCACCAGACGAGGAGGGGCGTCCCAGGTGAAACCGACGGGTACGACGTGCGGACTGCCGTCGGCGCGCAGGGTGGTGAGGGTCGCCAGATGCCGCTCGGTCAGCAGGGGCCGGGCGGAGGCGGGAAGATCAGCGGGGTCGAAGGCCACGGGGCAAGGGTGCCACGGGTCCTCGATACCGAGTGACGGAGGAGTGCACACATGACGAGCTACGCCGGTGAGTACCGCAAGAGCCTCGACGACCCGGCGGCGTTCTGGGGTGAGGCGGCGCGGAGCATCTCCTGGAACCGCAAGCCCCGGCAGATCCTGGACGAGGAGAACGCCCCGATCTACCGCTGGTTCCCCGGCGCGCGGCTGAACACCTGTTACAACGCGCTGGACCGTCACGTCGTCGCGGGCCGGGCCGACCAGGCCGCGCTGATCTACGACTCGCCGGTCACCGGCACCAAGCGCACCTACACCTACGCCGAACTGCTCGACCTGACGGCCCGTTTCGCCGGTGGTCTGGAGGCCTGCGGGGTGACGAAGGGCGACACCGTACTGATCTACATGCCGATGGTGCCGGAGGCGGTGATCGCGATGCTGGCCTGCGCACGGATCGGCGCCGTGCACTCGGTGGTGTTCGGCGGTTTCGCCCCGGCCGAACTGGCGGTCCGGATCGATGACGCGCGGCCCAAGGTCGTGGTCGCGGCGTCGTGCGGTGTGGAGCCCAGCCGGGTGATCGAGTACAAGCCCTTGCTCGACGAGGCGCTGCGCCGGGCCGAGCACGAGCCGGAGACGACGGTGGTCTTCCAGCGGCCGCAGGCGGTGGCCGAGATGGGCCCCCAGGACGTCGACTGGCGCACGTTGATGACGCCCAACGTGGTGCCGCCCGCCGCATGCGTCACGGTGGAGGCGACCGATCCGCTGTACATCCTCTACACCTCGGGCACGACCGGCCGGCCGAAGGGCATCGTGCGTGACAACGGTGGGTACGCGGTGGCCCTGGCCTGGTCGATGAAGGCCGTGTACGACATCGGCCCGGGCGACGTGATGTTCACCGCCAGCGACGTCGGCTGGGTGGTGGGGCACTCGTACATCGTCTACGCGCCACTGCTGGCGGGGGCCACCACGGTGCTCTACGAGGGCAAGCCGGTCGGCACGCCCGACGCCGGGGCGTTCTGGCGGATCGTGGACGAGTACAAGGTGAATGCCGTGTTCACCGCGCCGACCGCGTTCCGGGCCATCCGGCGGCTCGACCCGTTGGCGAAACTGCTCGAGGGCTATGACATCTCGAGTCTGCGCACCTTGTTCCTGGCCGGCGAGCGGCTCGACCCCGACACCTACCGATGGGCGTCGGAGAAGCTCGGGGTGCCCGTGGTGGACAACTGGTGGCAGACCGAGACGGGTTGGCCGATCTGTGCGAATCCCCGTGGACTGGAAGACCTTCCGCTTAAGGCAGGATCACCCTCGGTGCCGTTGCCGGGCTACGACGTGCAGGTGCTCGACCCCCTGGGGCAGCCGCTGGGCCCGGATCAGGAGGGCGCCATCTGCATCCGCCTGCCGCTGCCGCCGGGCACCCTGGCCACGCTCTGGCAGGACGATGCGCGCTACGTCTCCTCGTACCTGGCCGCCTTCCCGGGGTATTACCTCTCGGGCGACGGCGGGTACCGGGACGAGGACGGCTACCTGTTCGTCATGGGCCGCACCGACGACGTGATCAACGTGGCCGGGCACCGGCTGTCGACCGGTTCGATGGAGGCCGTGCTGGCAGCGCACCCGGCGGTCGCCGAATGCGCGGTGATCGGCGTGCACGACGAGCTGAAGGGCCAGCTGCCGCGCGGCTTCGTGGTGCTGAAGGCGGGTGTCGAGACCTCACCGGAGCAGCTGCGGGACGAATTGGTGACGCTCGTGCGCACCGAGATCGGTGCGGTCGCCTCCCTGCGGCGCATCGATGTGGTGGCCGCGCTGCCCAAGACCCGCTCGGGCAAGATCCTGCGGAAGACCATGCGGGAGATCGCCGACGGCGCGTCGGTGAACGTACCGAGCACGATCGAGGACGCGTCGGTGCTGGACACGCTCACCGCGGTGCTGCGGGACTAAGAGGTTCGGGGGACGACGAAGGCCCCGGTCCGTCGTGGGACCAGGGCCTTCGTCGTCACTAGTCGAGCGTGATCTTCAGGGAACCGTCGAACCGGATGCTGCGCACAGTCTCGACCTGTGCCCGGGCCTCCAGCGCCCTCGGGGCGGGGGTACCCCCTCAGATCTCGATGGTGCGCTCCAGGTTCGCCAGCTTGCGGCGGGCCAGGGCCAGGTTCGAGCGGTGCTTGTCCAGCGCCAGGTAGAGGAACAGGCCGATGCCGGACTGGTCGGTGATCAGGCGGATCAGGTGATACTGGGTGTCCAGCGTGATCAGGATGTCTTCGATGCCCTCACGCAGGCCCAGGGCCTCCATGGTGCGCAGCTTCGAGCGAACGACCTCGGTGTTGCCCGCCGCGGCGACCTCGAGGTTCAGGTTGGCGCCACCGGCCTGGCCGAGCGTCATACCGCTCGTGTAGTCCACCAGCGCGACGCCGACCGCGCCGTCGATCTGCATGGCTTCCTTGAGGACGATGTCGATGTTCGTCACGTTGTCTTCCTTCCGGCCCTGAAGGCTGGTGTGAGGGGAGCGGAGTTGCAGAGCGGTTCCGGGCCGGTCACCGGAACCGGAACCTAGGGGCCGGCGGGCAGGACTGACAGCAGACCCGTCGGGAATGCTCTCGGCTTGTCTTTCGGCAGTCCTGGCCGGATACCAATCCGCCGATTGGTCGGTCCGGCGACGCAGGGCGCCCTCCGGTGCCGACCGGGTGGTCGGCTGGGCCTGGGCCCGGACGCGACGCAGATCGATGGGCTCGGTGGTGGGGGAGACCCGGGCGGGCGGGCGTTCGGGAGCGCCGCTGGGCGGGGTGCCGTAACCGGTGCCGTCGTAGCCCGCGTAACCACCGGGTCGGCCCTGACCCACGGGGGCGGGCCGGGGAGCCTCGTACCCCGGCTGCTGCGGCTGGCTGCGGGGGGCCGGGTTCGGCACTCTCGGGGCTCCCGGCTGCGCCCCGGAACGGGCGGCGCGGTAACCCTGCTCGGTGCGGTAGTCGTGGGGGAAGGGCTGCCCGTACTCATCCCGGGGCTGGGCCGGCGGCGGCTGCACGTGCGGGGCCTGCCCGTGCGGCACCTGCGTGTGCGAGGCCGGTGCGCGACGGGGCTGTGCGGGAGTGCCATCGGTCATGGCCCGGCGAGCTTCTTCCTGACGGCGGGCCTCGGCCGCGATCGGCGACGACGAGACCAGGTAGGTGCCGGAGACCGGCGAGATGACAGTGGCGGAGGAGATGATCGACTCGGCGCCGGTGACGGGCGGTACGTCCGCGCCGGCCTGGGGGCGCCCACCCGGCTGGGGCGGCTGCTGCGGCTGGGGCTTCGGGCGCCGGTTCCGGGCCGGCAGCGGTGCGCCCGGCTCGAAGGCGAACAGGTGTTCCTGGTCCTCGGGCGACAGGTTCAGGTCGAGGCGGTCGCCGTCACGCATGTCGTCGGGACGCAGGGGCACGGGCATCTCACCGGAGTCGGTCGCAGTGGGTGCGGGGATCGCACTCGACGGGTTGCCGGTGGTCGCATGTCTCGGCTCGGTGCGGGCCATGCGCTGGCGCAAGCCGGCAAAGCCCCTCTGTGAATTGCTCATCGAGTCTCCAGTCATCGAGGGCCGAAGGCTCTAACGGACTGTGCCCTCCCCACTGTCCGACAATGGAAACACACGTTGTCAGGGCAGGGAAGCGGCATTCAGAATTGCCCGCCGACCAGGCGCTCCAGGTGGGGGTAAACACCCAAGTCGCCCCAGTCCGGCGACTCACGGTGACGAATTGGCGATCCTTTACGCGACAGCTTCGCAACGCCCCGTGAGAAGCGGCTGGTCGTCCGACCATGCTAGAGCGCCATTCCAGAACGCAATACTAACGTTGCGTAGCGATCCGGCAACTGACGGATACGGAATGCGAGCGACCTGCTCATGATATTTCTGAGAGTGATGAAGGTATGACGTTGTGCATTGTCACGGAGCGTTCGCCGAGTGATTTCTTTCCTCTCGTATTGATCTCTCGAATCCTTGGCGGTCACGATTCGATGACGCTTCTTTTCGGTGATCGAGCAATTGCGGGGGTCGGTCCATTCTCACCCGTTCGGGCGAGTCCGATGCAGGGTAAACCCCCCTCGAATC
This genomic interval from Kineosporia sp. NBRC 101731 contains the following:
- a CDS encoding substrate-binding domain-containing protein — its product is MGASTSIRRIATLGATMTFTAAALAACGSSSSGSSPSSGDPSKPAKVAAVIKGLDNPFFQTMEDGIKTGATAAGIDPTIQAANSITDTTGQADKLTALAGQDYSCYIVNPITGTNLVQGLAKLAAAKKTIVNIDSPVEEEAAQAAGATPATYIGTDNVEAGKLAGEEMVKQITSGEVAVIGGTSGDVTSGRRVEGFTSGLSSEVKVVQTVAADWNREKALTQATTVLRAHPDLKGFYVANDDMALGVVRAVENAGKTGDVTVIGTDGVEEALTSVKNGGLTATVAQYPYTIGEMGVEACVAAAAGKTLPTTVNAPVELVTQDVADKALKATPKPFGDYEDPIAALLK
- a CDS encoding ROK family transcriptional regulator; this encodes MGEFLALFRDGTALTRSEVMTRTGLSRTTVNQRLDQLLQARLIAPAGEDSPTRGRPATRFGFNAARGVLLVADLGATGMRAAVCDLNGVIASESQQRIDITEGPDRIIGLVGEHFTRLLAETGNTPHDVHGIGMSVPGPVDFSRGVVVNPPIMTGWDGYDIRGWFARSYGCPVLVDKDVNAMAFGEYRRNFPTTGHLLMLKLGTGIGAGVVVGGQIYRGADGAAGDIGHSQMTQPDDEDQPLCRCGNVGCVEAYVGGWALLRDLQAAGRDVSGVDAAIELVLAGDPVAVQITRRAGRVLGAAVAGAVSLFNPRVVVIGGQLARVEGQLFAGIREMVYRRSLPLATTRLQIVRSSLDNTAGPIGLALSVADAIFAPDAVGRLITDPA
- a CDS encoding PPOX class F420-dependent oxidoreductase: MAFDPADLPASARPLLTERHLATLTTLRADGSPHVVPVGFTWDAPPRLVRVICSRDSVKAHNAARGSRAAVSVVDGRFWLTLEGPAHLLENDEEVREGERRYAERYREPRENPSRVVLAIQVDRVLGNLPKE
- a CDS encoding propionyl-CoA synthetase — encoded protein: MTSYAGEYRKSLDDPAAFWGEAARSISWNRKPRQILDEENAPIYRWFPGARLNTCYNALDRHVVAGRADQAALIYDSPVTGTKRTYTYAELLDLTARFAGGLEACGVTKGDTVLIYMPMVPEAVIAMLACARIGAVHSVVFGGFAPAELAVRIDDARPKVVVAASCGVEPSRVIEYKPLLDEALRRAEHEPETTVVFQRPQAVAEMGPQDVDWRTLMTPNVVPPAACVTVEATDPLYILYTSGTTGRPKGIVRDNGGYAVALAWSMKAVYDIGPGDVMFTASDVGWVVGHSYIVYAPLLAGATTVLYEGKPVGTPDAGAFWRIVDEYKVNAVFTAPTAFRAIRRLDPLAKLLEGYDISSLRTLFLAGERLDPDTYRWASEKLGVPVVDNWWQTETGWPICANPRGLEDLPLKAGSPSVPLPGYDVQVLDPLGQPLGPDQEGAICIRLPLPPGTLATLWQDDARYVSSYLAAFPGYYLSGDGGYRDEDGYLFVMGRTDDVINVAGHRLSTGSMEAVLAAHPAVAECAVIGVHDELKGQLPRGFVVLKAGVETSPEQLRDELVTLVRTEIGAVASLRRIDVVAALPKTRSGKILRKTMREIADGASVNVPSTIEDASVLDTLTAVLRD